TTATTATTATCACAAGactgattattttaaaaattttccaaattctCATAAAGAACAATGAGTGTTTgaatatttagaaaaatatcattagtggtattttttacataatctAGATATATTTGTGCATCTTCTTTATGCTGCTTATATGCTTTCGCAAAGATTTCGAACGGTGTGAAAGTATTATATGTTGATTCCTTTTTACTCAATACACCATGGTATAGCCGATAACACAAGTATATGCAACCATGAACTTTATCATTCGAAGGTATTTCATTTAAACAagttaaaaattgtacaaattttataCAAGGTGCAATTAAATGATCACTGTTATAAGTAAAGCTTGTTAAATCATTAGTTGTATGGCTTCTACAGTATCCTTTAAAAGAATCATTATCTTCTATTGTAGCATCTACAAAATAAGAATTATATTCCGGAAAGGATTTCACATATTTGtactaaaatgaaaaagaaaaaattaaatattcaAATTAATGTAGACGCGtattgatgaaaaaattatatttgatTTAAATGGTGTGGactattaaaataataaattatataatatatattttagcaATAAGTGaatatatacgtatacatCTGGTTTTAACTGCGCCATTTTGTTGTGATTTATATTATTGGATATAAATAGTAAATATCGTTAATACACGTACATTTATGcttgaaaaataatataaccaaatatattgataaattttctaattatGTTTTACAGTGAAAAGGTGGGTACATACTTACTAGTTAAGCCACATATTGATTATTACGCAGTAAGATataatgccatttttattaatatcatCAAGAGTAAGGCTTTTGtttattaataaaactgCACAGTACTTAAAGGTagcatattaaaatgtaattaCATATTACTTCCAAGAATATCATTATTGTGAGTGATTATTAACTGTGTTGAAGTGTAAggaaattaattatttacagtTGTCTTAAATGAAACTTGtgttgaaatatttatgtattcaaTTCTTTGTTTGGATAGTATTTCTGTCAAAAATAAGGATTCATGtaaagggaattttttttctctaagttgtaatttatatttcaaaatgtaaTCAATGTTTTTGGatgttttgtattttttccatgaAAGGGAATTcaatataaatattgatTTCGTTTATAAGTAAATTGTGTTACAACAAGGGGTATAGgcaatttaatgaaaaaggaaaaaatatttaagaaAACTACagtaaatatgttaaaatgatattttttaatataaaaaatgatttatttaaaagaaaatatttaattataactAGATGTATTTACCATTTTATTGAGTATTCTAAAGTTGAAAGGAAAATTTGGAACAAGTCATGATTTGGTTTTGTAGCAAATTACAACCGATGTAATATACAAAATACATAAATCgtgatattttaatatagttgttaataaaatatttaaaaaaagagaacaatGCTGtgaccttttttaaaacgcaACTAATTTTTTAACGATATATAATTGAAGCCGTTTAGTTTGTCAACAAAAACTattgaatcatttttttatatctaatACGGAAATAATATTGGTACaatattaaaatgtgaatTACCTATTTTCTTAGcatatacaatatatatttctagATTTcgatttattttacattcgaaataaaatggatataaaatataacgaTATGGTTGCTTTCCTAaattgtgtatatttttagaACAacttattttaatttttgttttccattCTCAAGAACTGaaatatatagaaatattatatttccaaatattaaaaaaatatagaaggatgtatttttttaaactcaaCCTAGGAAGGTTATTACGGTAGTGCAGTATGCTATCTAGTACACTGTTACGCAGCATTGCTAAAAAGGTATTTTAATTATGTCTCTATTTTATTACTACtaaatgtatttataaaacaaTTTACATAAGAAATATAGATAAAAGTGTGTTTATTCATAGGTGTGCAtagaaatataaatgtatgttcGTTTTAGTTGTTTACGCACAAGTtagaa
This portion of the Plasmodium cynomolgi strain B DNA, scaffold: 0182, whole genome shotgun sequence genome encodes:
- a CDS encoding CYIR protein (putative;~vir-type antigen); the encoded protein is MAQLKPDYKYVKSFPEYNSYFVDATIEDNDSFKGYCRSHTTNDLTSFTYNSDHLIAPCIKFVQFLTCLNEIPSNDKVHGCIYLCYRLYHGVLSKKESTYNTFTPFEIFAKAYKQHKEDAQIYLDYVKNTTNDIFLNIQTLIVLYENLENF